A single Rhopalosiphum padi isolate XX-2018 chromosome 4, ASM2088224v1, whole genome shotgun sequence DNA region contains:
- the LOC132928855 gene encoding serine/threonine-protein kinase greatwall: protein MADVNAESAFPYEKTLLNTIVKNAKETKHPEISDFNVIKPISRGAYGKVYLGHKKNNLEQMYAIKVMKKTDMINKNMITQVVNERNALALANSPFCVKLFYSLQTPSSIYLVMEYMVGGDVKSLLSVMGYFSEDVATFYIAEVALALQYLHSHGIVHRDLKPDNMLISGHGHIKLTDFGLSRITIHRDLEITDFINNSPNVPTRTPGQLLSLTSHFSFGSNEKTFASGMSMGLNMDLDEDDYNSSHVSGIVPFQSANNTLEGTTFYTCQNCSVSTDCGCSINDKDKVHDTPCSTKNFSKRFKSSGSDSSRRYRRRILPLRDLEGNTLNSCGLTQQIKQVDLSSIGSNSSSSAIKSVMKLKAEERLSSGRVVISTPVQCSRKRSYGDTPKTMKTTRFCLPTPTKSPSFLKGSHMEELIMSPIATPYLPKLTPYRTPKSLRKGKRASDGRILGTPYYLAPELIQGMEHGSGVDWWALGVCLYEFMTGVVPFEGETVQEIFEDILRRELEWPSGDQTLSREAMEAIDSLMAIDQNKRYSGSELRSSTELFSNIDWDNLLNEVPPFVPTPVSIDDTSYFIARNEQQNIQLSNIDLG from the exons atggctGATGTGAATGCAGAAAGTGCATTTCCGTATGAAAAAACTTTATTGAATACTATTGTAAAAAATGCGAAAGAAACCAAG CACCCAGAAATAAGTGACTTCAATGTTATTAAACCAATCAGTCGAGGAGCTTATGG AAAAGTTTATTTGGGTCATAAGAAGAACAATTTGGAACAGATGTATGCTAtaaaagttatgaaaaaaactgacatgataaataaaaatatgataacacAAG TTGTTAATGAAAGAAATGCTTTGGCATTAGCGAATAGTCCATTTTGTGTTAAACTGTTCTACTCATTACAGACACCAAGCAGTatttatttg gttaTGGAGTATATGGTTGGTGGTGATGTTAAATCACTGCTAAGTGTTATGGGATATTTTTCAGAAGATGTAGCAACATTTTATATTGCTGAAGTTGCATTGGCCTTGCAATATCTTCACag TCACGGTATTGTACATAGAGACTTGAAACctgataatatgttaatatctGGTCATGGCCATATTAAATTAACTGATTTTGGTCTTAGTCGAATTACAATTCATAGAG ATTTGGAAATAacagattttataaataattctccAAATGTCCCTACTAGAACCCCTGGTCAATTACTATCTTTAACAtcacatttttcattt GGCTCAAATGAGAAAACTTTTGCCAGTGGTATGAGTATGGGACTTAATATGGATTTAGACGAAGATGATTATAACAGTAGTCATGTATCTGGAATAGTACCATTTCAATCAGCAAACAATACATTAGAAGGAACTACATTTTATACTTGTCAAAATTGTAGCGTTTCTACAGATTGTGGATGCAGTATAAATGATAAGGATAAAGTTCATGATACACCGTGTTCCACAAaaaattttag taaaagatTCAAATCATCTGGTTCTGATTCCTCAAGAAGATACAGACGAAGAATATTGCCACTCAGAGATTTAGAAGGTAATACATTAAACAGTTGTGGTCTTACTcaacaaataaaacaagtaGATTTATCAAGTATTGGATCTAATTCATCAAGCTCAGCCATTAAAAGTGTTATGAAATTGAA agcTGAAGAAAGGTTAAGTAGTGGTCGTGTTGTGATATCTACTCCCGTACAATGTTCTCGTAAACGTTCCTATGGGGACACGCCAAAAACGATGAAAACTACTAGATTTTGTTTGCCTACTCCTACAAAATCACCATCTTTTTTAAAAGGCTCTCATatg gAAGAATTGATTATGAGTCCAATTGCAACCCCatatttaccaaaattaactCCATATCGAACTCCAAAATCTTTGAGGAAAGGAAAAAGAGCAAGTGATGGTAGAATATTAGGTACACCATATTATTTAGCTCCGGAGTTAATTCAAGGGATGGAGcatg gaTCTGGTGTTGATTGGTGGGCATTAGGCGTTTGtctttatgaatttatgacagGAGTTGTTCCATTTGAAGGTGAAACAGTACAAGAAATATTTGAAGATATTCTCAGAcgtg AATTAGAATGGCCATCTGGAGATCAAACATTATCTAGAGAAGCAATGGAAGCAATCGATAGTTTGATGGCAATAGatcaaaataaaagatattcaGGTTCTGAGTTGAGATCTTCTAcagaattattttcaaatatcgaTTGGGATAATCTTTTAAATGAAGTACCTCCATTTGTTCCTACACCTGTTAGCATAGACGATACATCGTATTTCATAGCACGAAATGAGCAACAAAATATCCAATTATCAAACATAGATTTAGGATAA
- the LOC132928853 gene encoding GATA zinc finger domain-containing protein 14-like — protein MKKSAKIRLNTKPKLNEKTENKLNHENSSKMKTSIKNISDKENDNFSDSSLELFDTFKPRSKKKINSKQKSNNNINIDYIDLTKESDIESRKYINSKSSIYNISSSSIDSFKSFTSLHSNPIENIYSKDNLSGTEDSITTFECKDRNDIHDNSYEFKNNYTTPEKNHIQTNHLSESAKLLDRIYGKEWRCVDGVLKNLKTKNINNELYDDYNKCHNENISSKNYSEIKYSSPSGVLKKHQEFNIQNKVDDTSIILENFSLSNDLNEIPDQLDIIHPSAIRINDKISKRTNEKELNNLKFFKEKTFKEDGNTKKNYAYQNVQSKILTKSNIEATLSFLSSLSCFTGSMKCDPEAEKYKLKFKKNKDDLVSILFKLFNKEVFDDKLPADMNFKWNARLRSTAGACFNKRSVKINENLDCVRVSRIELSSKIIDTAERLRDTLIHELCHAACWIFNGISEGHGPQWKSWANKAMQKFPELPVIKRCHSYDIQTKFTYKCIKCGYSFGRHSKSLNLEKKRCGLCYGEFELIKNKINNNPIPNNNFPVVHEDPLKELYSLNDIQQKPKLPKKLSKFAMFVKENYSRVKRENPLSKHGEIMKLLGSQFATTKVLTPDEVFDNLFNS, from the exons atgAAAAAATCTGCTAAAA TACGATTAAACACCAAGCCAAAACTGAAtgaaaaaacagaaaataaattaaatcatgaaAACTCAAGTAAAATGAAgacatcaataaaaaatatttctgacaaagaaaatgataatttttctgaTTCTAGTTTAGAAttatttgatacatttaaacccagatcaaaaaaaaaaattaattctaaacaaaaatccaataataatattaatattgattacatTGATTTAACAAAAGAATCAGACATAGaatcaagaaaatatataaattctaaatcatCCATTTATAATATCAGTTCTAGTTCAATTGatagttttaaatcatttactaGCTTACATTCTAAtcctattgaaaatatttattcaaaagacAATTTATCTGGTACAGAAGACAGTATTACTACATTTGAATGCAAAGATAGAAATGATATACATGATAATTCAtatgagtttaaaaataattatactacacCAGAAAAAAACCATATTCAGACCAATCATCTTTCGGAATCTGCTAAATTATTAGACCGCATTTATGGTAAAGAATGGCGATGTGTTGATGGAgtacttaaaaatttgaaaactaagaatataaataatgaactttacgatgattataataa atgtcacaatgaaaatatttctaGCAAAAATTACAGTGAAATTAAATACT catCACCTTCTGGAGTTCTGAAAAAACATCAAGaattcaatattcaaaataaagtggatgatacttcaataattttaga AAATTTCAGTTTATCCAACGATTTAAATGAAATACCTGATCAATTAGATATTATCCATCCCTCTGCAATTCGAATAAATGAtaa gaTTTCAAAACGTACAAATGAgaaagaattaaataatttaaaattttttaaagaaaaaacattcAAGGAAGAtggcaatacaaaaaaaaattacgcttACCAAAATGTACAGTCTAAAATACTAACTAAATCGAATATAGAAGCAACGCTTTCTTTTTTGAGTTCTCTATCAT gTTTTACTGGATCTATGAAATGTGATCCTGAAGCTGAAAAATACAaactaaagtttaaaaaaaataaagatgatttagtgtcaatattatttaaattgtttaacaaaGAAGTATTTGATGATAAG ctTCCGGCTGATATGAATTTCAAATGGAATGCACGATTAAGGTCAACTGCTGGTGCTTGTTTCAATAAACGTTCAgtcaaaataaatgaaaatttagatTGTGTGAGAGTTTCTCGCATTGAACTTTCTTctaaa attattgatACAGCTGAAAGATTAAGAGATACATTAATTCATGAGCTTTGCCATGCTGCTTGTTGGATATTTAATGGTATTTCTGAAGGACATGGTCCACAATGGAAAAGCTGGGCAAATAAAGCTATGCAAAAGTTTCCAGAACTCCCAGTTATAAAAAGATGCCATAGTTATGATATACAAACTAAATTTacttacaaatgtataaaatgtggATACAG ttttggGCGTCattcaaaatcattaaatttggaGAAAAAAAGATGTGGACTTTGTTATGgagaatttgaattaattaaaaacaaaattaataataacccaATACCTAATAACAATTTCCCAGTTGTTCACGAAGACCCATTGAAAGAATTATACAGTTTAAATGATATACAACAGAAACCTAAACTTCCCaagaaattatcaaaatttgctatgtttgtGAAAGAAAATTATAGCCGAGTAAAAAGAGAAAATCCTTTATCAAAGCATggtgaaataatgaaattactTGGATCTCAATTCGCAACAACTAAAGTATTGACTCCTGACGAAgtgtttgataatttatttaatagttaa